A segment of the Actinomyces sp. oral taxon 171 str. F0337 genome:
CAGCTGCTGGCCGGCGGAACCCGCGGCAAGGTCCTCATCACTACCAACGAGCAGGAGGTCACCACTCATGCCTGAGGCAGACACCACCACCATGCTCGCAGGGCCCGTCACCCGGTGGACCTCCGCTCCCACTCGGCACCTGCGGGTGAGGGGAGAGTCCTTCGCGTACCGGGACCTCGGGATCGACGGCGGCACACCCATTGTCCTTCTCGCCCATCTCGGAGCCACTCTCGACGAGTGGGACCCCCGCGTCGTCGATGCGCTCGCCGAGGGCCGCCGCGTCATTGCGGTCGACCTGCCAGGCATCGGCTCCTCCACCGGGAGCGTCCCACGAACCATTAAAGGGATGGCCGGTGCTGCACGGGCCTTCATCTCCGAACTCGGTCTGACCCGGATCGACCTCATGGGCTTCTCCCTGGGAGGGTTCGTGGCCCAGCAGGTCGCCCTCGACGCCCCGAACCTGGTCCGACGGCTCGTCCTGGCCGGAACCGGTCCCGCAGGAGGTAAGGGGATCGACCGGCCAACCGGAGCCGCCTACGTCTACCTCGACATACTGCGCGGAGTGCTCGCCCGCACCGACGCTAAAGAGTTCCTCTTCTTCCCGCGCACGTGCGATGGCAAGGCCGCGGCGCGCGACTACCTCGCCCGGATTCACGAACGAGTCATGGATCGTGATTCCCCGATCAGCTTGAAAGCCTTTCGCACTCAGATCGCCGCCATCAAGGCCTGGGGGCGCCAGTGGCCACAGGACCTGTCCAGGATCGCGGCCCCCACGCTGATCGCCAATGGGGATCACGATCGTATGGTCCCGACCCCGTTGTCTCAGGACATGCACCGGAGAATCCCCGGCAGCACCCTGGTCATCTACCCCGGGGCGGGACACGGCGGGGTCTTCCAGTACTACCGGGAGTTCATCCCCACGCTGCTGGGCCATCTCGACTCGTGAGGTCAGGGAACCCGATTCGGCAGTGAGGCCCGGCGGCCCGTCTACGATGGCCGCCGGGCCGGTTCTCGTTGCCGGCCCCGCACAGCAAGGAGAACACGTGACGACGACGCAGCCCTACCTCTCACGGCAGGTCACCCTCACCGTCCAGGGGCAGAGGGTCGGGGGACTGGCCTACGTCCCGCACGCGGCGTCGTCGGCACCCGGACCCCTGGTCATCTGCTGCCACGGCATGGAGGGCTCCCACACCCGCGTCGCCCCCATGGCCAGGCGCTTCGCCGCGGCCGGGGCCGTGGCCGTCTGCTTCGACTTCCGCGGAGGCGGCGGCAGCGCCAGCCAGGGCGAGACCACCGCGATGTCGGCCCTCACTGAGCTGGCCGACCTCGAAGCCGTCCTCACCGCCGCCTGCGCCTGGCCGGAGGTCGACGCCTCCCGGGTCGCCCTGTTCGGGCTGAGCCTGGGCGGAGCGGTCGCGGCGCTCGCGGCCGCCCGCCACTCGCAACGGATCACGGCTTTGGCCCTGTGGTACCCGGCCCTGCGGCTGGGGGAGAGCCTGCGCGCCGCCTTCCGCACGCTGGCGGCCGTGCCCGAGGAGTTCGACTGGGCGGGCACCCGCCTGGGGCGCGCCTACGCCGTCGACGGCTGGAACCTGGAGGTCGGGGCCGAGCTGGCCACCTACCGCCGCCCCGTTCTCATCGTCCACGGGGACCAGGACCGCGCCGTGCCCATCGAGGTCTCCCGGGCCGCCGTGAGCGCCACGCCTGACGCCGAGCTCGTCACCATCCACGGCGCCGCCCACGGCTTCGGCGACGCCAACTGGGAGGAGGCCATGCGCCGCACCATCGGCTTCCTGGCCTGGAACGGGGTCCTCGAGGAGGACTGAGCTCCGCAGCGGACAGCGGCAACGGGCGGCGCAGCCCGTTTTCTGACAACGGTGGCTCCCGAGCGACCGACATCGCAGAATTGGCCGCATGAGCGCATACGAGGCGGCGGACCTGAGCAGTGTCAGCAAGACGATGCTGCTGACCCTCCACGCCCGGGCGGAGCACACGCTCTCCGAGCGGCCGCGCTTTACGGACCCCGCCGCCGTCGAGCTCGTCTCCCGGCTCGACTACGACTTCACCATGGCCAGCCAGGACCGGCTCATGGCCGACGGCGTCGTGCTGCGCACCCTCACGCTCGACCCGCTCGTGGCCGGGTACCTCGCCACCCACCCCGGCTGCACGGTGGTCAACATCGCCTGCGGGCTCGACACCCGCTTCCAGCGCCTCGACGACGGGCGCGTCACCTGGTACGACCTCGACCTCCCCGACGTCATCGCGCTGCGACGCCGGTTGCTCGAGGACGGCGAGCGTCACCGCACCATTGCCGCCTCCGCCCTCGACCCCGACTGGCCCGACCATCTGGGGGACATGAGCCGTGACGTGCTCGTCATCATCGAGGGGCTGAGCATGTACCTCGAGCAGGAGGAGGTGTGCACGCTCCTGGACATCATCGCCGCGCGCCTGCCCGGGGCGACCATCCTCATCGAGGTCATGCCCCGCCTGTTCCAGAAGTACGGCCGGGAACGCTCGGTGGAGGACGCGGGGGCGCGCTACACCTACGGCTGCTCCAGTGCCGCGGAGTTCCACCGGACGGTGGCCCCCGGTTACACGCTGCTCCACGACGTTCCCTTCACCCGCACCATCGCGCGCTATCACCCCCTGCTCGCGCCCCTGACGCGGCTGCCGCTGGTGGACAGGCTCGCCGAGTGGATCGTGGTGCTGCGAGCGCCGGCCTGAGTGCTGGGCGGGGCGCTGGGTAGGGACCTGGCCTGGCACTGGTCCGGTGCTGGCCTGGCACTGCTCGGGGCGGCCGATCTCGACGGGGACATCCTGCGCGTGGGGGTGCATTCTCTTCCGGCCAGGGACAGGCTGCGCGTAGGGGGACAGGAAGCCGGTCCCCGACGGCGTCGAATGCCCCCGGCCGGAAGGACACGCCTCCGGCCGCGTGGAATGTCCCCGGCCGCGAAGAAATGCCCCCGGCTGTCGCCGTGCGTCTCCAAGCCGAAGGATCGACGCCTTGCCTCACCAGACTGCGCTATATCGAACTGCGGCCGTGCCATTGAGACAATGCCTCAGTGATCTCCTTGAGTGAGAGCCTCCCAGCGGCGACATCCATCACCAGCCGGTAGGCGTCGTCGTCGGGGGCCTCGACCCAGTGGCCGTTGATGTCCAGGAAGACCAGCGTGGCCAACCACCCCAGGCGCTTGTTGCCATCCACCAGTGGATGATTGCGGACCAGGGAATCGAGCAGAGCTGCCGCCTTCTCGTCGATCGTGGCATAAGCGTCGTGCCCCCAGAGCATGGTCGCAGGTCGGTGCAGCGCCGAGTCGAGCAGGCCGAGATCCCGGACTGGTCCCACAGCCAGGTCCTCAATGAGAGACAGCGCGTCCTCGAGCGTCAGATACTCGACCATCTCTGCCCGATCAGCGGCCGAGGCGTTCCAGGACCTCGGCGTACCGGTTGCGGATACGGGCGGAGGCGTCCGCGACTCGCTGCTCATGTCCGCGGCGCGCGGCCACCTCGTGGATCGCCCGGATCGTCGCCTCCTGGCGGCTGACCCCGTCCTCCTCCGCAAGGAGCGCGAGCAGCCGCTCATCCTCTTTGCTCAAGCGCAATGTCATCGCCATACGTCCACAGTAGCACGTGGTATCAGGCTGGTATCAGGTGGATGCGTTCTCAGGATCGACCGGATCCCACCGCGCACCTGCGGGACCATCCTGACCAACCCCAGTCCCAGACACAAAACACCCTTCCCGCGAGCGGTGCATCATCCACCACCAGACCCCACCCTGCGTGTTGGAGACCAAGAGGCGTGGGACGAGTACCGACGACGCAGGTGTCCACAAGGGCGACTGTCTTTCCACGGAATCCCCGTGTTGTGGAGTCCGAGAAGGGCTGCCGGCGCCCGTTGGCATGATGGGTGATGCCTCCCATGGCATCTTCTCCCGGAACACTCATGTCCTTGCCGGGGAGGAAGGAGTCGGGAGGAGGTGAGGGCCGTGTCCAAGCCGACAGGACGACGCACAGAAGTCCGCAAGGGCAAGGTAACGGCCCGGAAGGTGAGCGAAGTACTCAACGCTGTCGCTCGCCTGATCCGGGCCGTCGGTGTCCTTGTGGATGCCCTCAGCAAGTGGATCGGCTAGGCCGTTCCCTTGCCAGGGGAGTCGCCCGGCTAGCACCCGGGTGGCTCTCCACCATTATGGGGCCGCCGTTCCGCACTGTCCACATCGTCTCTCCTTCTTCTGCCTGTGGGGACATGCTGCGCGTGGGGGTGCACTTTTTTCGGCCGGGGACATGTCGCGCGTAGGGGGACAGGAATCCGGTCCCCGACGGCGTCGAATGACCCCGTCTGGAGGGACACGCACCCGGCGGCGTGGAATGTCCCCGCTCGCGGGGGAGGGCTGGCAGCATCGGAGCCGTGACCGAGAACCACGCCCAGCCCAGCCCCGCCAACCCGGACGACGTCGTCAACCCCCTCCTGCTCCAGGCCTTCGCCTGGGACCTGCCCGCCGACTCCACCCACTGGCGCCTCCTGGCGGACAACGCCGCCCTCCTGGCCGACTGCGGGGTGAGCTCGGTGTGGCTGCCGCCTGCCTACAAGGGGCAGGCCGGAGTGGAGGACGTCGGCTACGGCGTCTACGACACCTACGACCTGGGCGAGTTCGACCAGAAGGGCACCGTCCCCACCAAGTACGGCACCAAGGAGGACTACCTCGCCGCCATCGAGGCCCTGCACACGGCCGGCATTAGCGTCGTGGCGGACATCGTCCTCAACCACCGCATGGGCGGAGACGGCACCGAGGTCGTGCGCGCCACCCCGGTGGGCCCCCACGACCGCACGCGCCCCATCGGCGAGACCGAGGAGATCACCGCCTGGACCCGCTACACCTTCCCGGGGCGCGCCGGCGCCTACTCGGACTTCACCTGGGACTGGACCTGTTTCCACGGCACCGACTGGGACGAGGCCCGCCACCAGCAGGGCGTGTGGCTCTTCGAGGGCAAGCAGTGGAACGAGAACGTCAACGATGAGCTCGGTAACTACGACTACCTCATGGGCTCCGACGTCCACGTCACCGACCCCGCCGTCAGCGCCGAGATGGATCGCTGGGGGCGCTGGTACGTGGAGACCACCGGCGTCGACGGCCTGCGCCTGGACGCTCTCAAGCACGTCGGCGCCGACTTCTTCGCCCGCTGGCTGCCCGAGCTGCGACGCGCCACCGGGCGCGCCCTGCCAGCCGTGGGCGAGTACTGGACCCGCGACGTCGCTGAGCTGGAGGGCTACCTGGAGGCCGTGCCCTTCATGAGCCTGTTCGACGTCCCCCTCCACTTCCACCTGCACGCCGCCTCCACCTCCAACGGCGACGTCGACCTGACCCGCCTCTTCGAGGGCACCCTCGTGGCCGCTGACCCGGCGCGCGCCGTCACCTTTGTGGAGAACCACGACACCCAGCCGGGCCAGTCGCTGGCCTCCACCATCGAGTCCTGGTTCAAGCCCTCGGCCTACGCCCTCATCCTGCTGCGCGAGGCCGGAACCCCCTGCGTCTTCTGGGGCGACCTGTTCGGCACCCCCGAGACCGGCGACCTGCCGGCCGTCACCGAGCTGCCGCTGCTCATGACCATGCGGCGCGCCCTGGCCCACGGCCCTCAGCACGACGCCCTCGACGACCCCGACGTCGTCGGCTTCGCGCGTGAGGGCGACGAGGCCCACCCCGGCTCCGGGCTCGCCGTCGTCCTGTCCGACCGCAGGGCCGCCACCAAGTGCCTCCACGTCGGGGCGCGGCACGCCGGTGAGCAGTGGATCTGCGTCCTGGGCGGTCACGAGCCGGTCACCGTCGCCGACGACGGCAGCGTGGAGCTGCCCGTGTCCGACGGCGGCCTGAGCGTCTACGCGCCGCAGACCGCCCGGCCGATCCTGGACAGCGCCGAGCAGCACCTCCTGCGCCAGCGCTGAGGATCGCCCGAAGGGTCGGGGAGGAGCGGTGTCCTTCACGCCTGGCGTCACGGGCGCGTAGGGTGATGGCGTCAGCCGCACTGACCTGAGCCGACCTTCCTGGAGGAGACATGCCCGCTTTCCACGCGCCCACCGACCAGAGGACTGACAAGACCGTCGCCGTCTTCATCGCGCCCGGGCTGGAGGAGGTCGAAGCGCTGGCGACCGTGGACATCCTCTTCCGCGCCGGCATCCCCACGACGATGATCTCGGTGACCCCTGAGCGGGCCGTCGTCTCCTCCCACAACATCGTCGTCACCTGCGACCTCACCCTGGCCGAGGCGAACCTGGACGACTACGACATGCTCGTCCTGCCCGGTGGCATCCCCGGCACCCCCAACCTCAAGGCCGTCGAGCCGCTCATGGCCGCGGTCACCGAGCGGGTACGCGCCGGCCGGCCGGTGGCCGCGATCTGCGCCGCCCCCTCGATCCTGGCCGAGCTGGGCCTGCTCGAGGGTCGCCAGGCGACGTCGAACCCCGGCTTCGTGGGCGTGCTCGCCGAGCGCGGCGCGCAGGTCAGCCAGGCCGCCGTCGTCACAGACGGCCCCGTCATCACCTCACGCGGCATGGGCACCGCCATCGACTTCGGCCTGGAGATCGTGCGCCACTACCTGGGCGAGGAGGCCGTCGACGACGTCAAGGCCAAGATCGTCTACCAGGGCTGATATCCACTCTTGCCGTTGTCTGATCCCGGTGGGTTTTCCAGTGCGATCAAGGCTCGCGAGGACGCACGTTGGGGTTCGCGGCCGCACCTTGGAGGCGCAGTCGGCGAGCTCTCACGTGCGTCCTCGCGGCTCGATGGGGCGGTTACGGGGTGAATCGGGCGGATCAGGCTTTGCTGCTGCGGCGCTTCTTGGGAATGAGGGCGGCGACGACGAGCAGGCCCCCCAGGCCCGCCAGGCAGGCGATGGCCGTCGTCGTGAAATCGAAGCGCAGCCCCAGGCCCGCCGCGATGAGCAGCCCGCCCACCAGGAGCAGGAAGGCCCCCCACAGGAGCGTGGAGCCCTTGATGTCCTGGGGCGCCTGCGGGCGGTCCTGCTCAGTGACCGTCCCGGCGCTCCACACCGGGCTCGACGTCGACGACGCGGGCGCCGAGTCCGCGGACGCCTTGTCCGCACCCGCCTCGTCGGACGTGGGCAGCGGCATGGTCACCGGCTGAGTCTCGGGCTGAGCCATGGGCTGGGTCAGCGGTGGGGTCAACGGTTGGGTGTCGCCGGTGGCCGGGAAGGGCCTGGTGGCGTCCTCGCCGGTCGCCTCGGTGCTGTTGCTGCCGGCATCGTCGGGCGACGTCGTGGATGAGGTGCTGCTCATGGGGGTCTCCTTGGGTGGGGCCGGGACGTGCCCGGGGAAGAGTTCTGGTGGCTGAGGCCGGCGCGTAGACGCGGGCGCGATCAGCCGGCTGTCGGGGTGGCCGTGGCGGACTGATTGGTGGGCGCCGGGGACGGCGTCGGAGTGGCCGGTCCGGAGGGAGTCGGGCTTGCACCGGGCTGTGCGGCGCCCTGCCCGGACAAGGTCTTCTGCACGCAGGAGTCGTAGGAGGTGCGCTCCGCGGAGGTCAGGTCGGACAGGTCGCTCCATCTGACATCCTCGCTGCGGCTGCCCTCGTCCACGCTCTCGTGGGCCGTGCGGATGCAGGCCTCGGCCTCCTCGGCTGTGATGGCCTGGTGGTTCATGCCCGGAACCGGCAGATCGTCGCCGTGGGCATCGCCCTTCTCGTCGTACCAGGAGCTGACGATCCACACGGGCTCCTCGACGTTGCCGTACCAGGAGACGGTGTTGCTGCGCTCCTCGATGTTGATCGTCCCGGTGTCCACCGAGGCGTTGATCGTGATCTCCGGCCGCCCGTCATCGCTGCTGGGGGAGGCCAGGGTGCGCTTGGTGTTCAGACCGCCGCTGGAGCTGGCGTAGGTGGTGATGCTCTTGCCGGTCACGTCGTGGCGACGCGGGCCCTCGTCGTCCTGATCCATCTGCCGGCCGTTGACGGTCCAGGCCCGGTCGACCTGTGAGTCGACCGCCCCCATGTCGACGTCGGCCTTGACCGTCACCCGCTGGTTGCCGTCGGTCTTGATACGCAGGGTCCCGACGTCGAGGTGGGTGGTGATGGTGGAGAGCTTGCCGGCCTCCTCGGCGGGCATACCCCGCAGGTCCAGGGTGAGGTCACCGATGCTCTTGCTGCGGGTGACGCTGCCGCCGCTGGCCGACGCCGTCAGCTCCTTCCAGGTCACCGTGGTCGAGGCGGCGGTGGTCGAGTCCTTGAGGGTCCCGAAGGGCATACGGGCCAGGCTCGTGGGGACGATAGACGCTGTGGCCAGAGCGGGGATGGCGACGACGAACAGGACCGGCCAGCCCAGCACCGTCATCCAGCCGCCGTGCCGACGACGCAGGCCACTGGCGACGATGCCCGCTCCCAGGAGGGCGACCAGGGTGCCGATGAGGATGAACTGGCCCTGAAGCAGGCCGACGCGATGGGTCGCCGTGGCGTACCAGATGCCCGCCGCGGTCAGGAGTCCCAGGCCCAGGACCGCCAGCGACAGCGAGGAACCGGGGCCGGGGCGGCGCGGGCGCGCTGGGCGGACCGCCATGGGTGCCGGCTGGTACGGCGGGTACTGCCGGTAGGAGCGGCTCTGCCAGCTCGGGCCGCCGGCCGGCTGGCTGAAGGCCGGGCCGCCGGAGCCGGGCGCCGAGGAGTGCCAGGCCGATGCCGGGCCCGCCGCTGAGGCGAAGTTCCCGGCCTGACCCGCCGGACCGGCCTGGCCGCCGGGGCGGTTGCCCGGCGCCTGCGCGGTGCCGGGTGCGGAGGCCGGCCAGGGCCGGGGTCCCTGAGGACCTCGAGCGGCCATCCGGTTCGCGCGCCGGTTCTGGGCTCGGCGGATGAGGAAGACAATGGCCAGGACGATCAGCCCCAGCCAGAACAGGGGCCACAGGGCGGCGGCGATTCCCGCGGTACCCGCCTGGTGGACGTACCAGTTGGGGATGAAGCCGCTGCCGAATGTCGACATCCCGATGATCGTCGTACCGATGGCGCCCGCCAGGCCCGCGTTGAAACGGCCGGAGAGGGCCTCCTCCAGGTGGATGCGTCCATCGGACTCCTCGGGCAGGAGGGCCCAGGCCAGCCCGTAGAGGACCAGCCCGACACCGGCGAAGAGCGAGAGCACCACCCACACGCAACGCACCAGGGTGGGGTCCAGGCCGAAGCGGTACGCCACGCCACCGGCCACGCCCGCGATCCAGCGCTCGTTGGTGCGCATGAGGCCGGAGCCGCGCAGGGAGTCGAAGAAGCGGTGGGTGGATCCACCTTGAGGCCCGGGTTGGGGACCGCCGTACTGCTGGAAGGAGGGGGTGGGGCCCGGCTGCGGCCCGTACTGCGGGCCCTGCTGGGAATCGCGCTTGGCGCCGTCGGCGCCGTCGGCGCCGTGGGAGCCGGCAGGGTTGGAGGAAGTGGAGGAATCGGAGCCGGTGGGAGAGTCACCGTCAGACGGGGAAGCAGGCATGTCGTTCATGTCAACGATTCTTCGCGCCTGCGCCCCGCGGCACGATCAGGGGAACCCCTGAATGATCCCGGATTGTCCCCCGAATCCCCCGGGGGACAATCGGATCGGCGACCCTGACGTGCCACGATGGTGCCATGACGACAGCTCAGCAGTGGGGTGCGCAGCCCGGGCCGACCGCTGGTGGGCCGTCATACTCCTGGTGCCCCCCGCGCCAGCTGCGGCGACGTCCCCCTCTGCGCCGTATGCCCCACCACCTGGGGCCGGCTCCGGCCGACCTGTCTGCGGAGACCGCCTCCATGCGCCGGCCCGCCCGCATCGCCGGCGTCTGCGCAGGACTGGGGCTTCATCTGGGCATCCCCGTGCGATACGTCCGTGCCGCCATGGTCGTCCTCGCCCTCGGCGGCGGTGCGGGAGCCCTGCTCTACGCCCTGCTGTGGGCGACCCTCCCCGGCGAGAACGGCCCGGCGGGCGAGGATTCCGCCTCGGCGGTCTCCCGTGCCCGCCTGGCGGCCCGCCTCAGGGGCGGGAGAGGCGCCGCAGACCGCAGGGCCGACGGCGGAGCCGGCCTGGGTCTGTCGCAGACGGTCATCGACGGCGGTGCACTCCTCCTGGCGGCCCTGTTCCTGGCCTCCTGGCGCTTCGGGCTGCTGGACCGGATCGGGGCGGTGGGAATCATCGTCGTCGTCATCGCCGGGGCGGCCGTGGCCTGGTCGCAGATGGACACCCTCGTCGGCCCGGACCGCAACCTGGGTGCTGTCCTGCGAGTCGCGGGCGGGGTGTGCCTGGCCGTCGTCGGCATCCTGGTGTGGGTGGCCGCGGACAGCACCCCCTACAAGCTCATCTCCGGGCTCATCACCGGAGGGGCGCTCGTGGCGGGCATCGGCGTGGTCCTGGCGCCCCTGTGGCTGCGGACCAACCGGGCCCTGGCCGACACCCGCGCCGCCGAGATCCGCGAGGCCGAGCGCGCCGACATCGCCGCCCACCTGCACGACTCCGTCCTCCAGACCCTCACCCTCATCCGCAAGCGCGCCGACGAGCCCGAGACGGTGGCCCGCCTGGCCCGCTCCCAGGAGCGCGAGCTGCGCGCCTGGCTCTACACCGACCGCCCCGCGCCGGGCACCTCCGTGGCCGACGCCTTCACCGACCTGGCCGGTGAGATCGAGGACCGCTACGGCGTGGCCGTCGACGCCGTGTGCGTCGGCGACAGGGCCCCCGACCGTGACACCGAGGTCATCGTCGCCGCCGCCCGCGAGGCCCTGTCCAACGCGGTGCGCCACGGCTCCCCACCGGTCTCCCTCTACGTCGAGGCCGGCGAGAAGGGCCTGGAGGTGTTCGTGCGCGATCACGGCCCCGGCTTCGACCTCGACTCCATCGCCGAGGACCGCCACGGCGTGCGCGAGTCCATCATCGCCCGCATGGAGCGCCACGGCGGCAGCGCCCGGGTGCGCCGCATGTCCACCGGCACCGAGGTGGCGCTGACTCTCCCCGTGCGAGCCCACTGAGCCCGTCTATCGTTGAGTCCGTCCCACTCGATCCCACTCGATCCCACTCGGAGCCACTCGGAGCCACTCGGCCCGTGTTCCTTCATCACCCCCACGTCACCTCCAGGAAGACCCCATGGCTGACACGCCCGCCACCACCACAGACAACCAGCCGTCCGGAGAGGCGAGCGCGCCCCTGCGGGTCCTGGTCGTCGACGACCACGCCCTGGTCCGCTCCGGGGTGCGCTCCGAGCTGACCACCCATGCTCCAGACCTCGATGTCATCGCCGAGGCCGATGACGTCGAGGGCGCCATCGCCGCCGTCCACGCCCTGCGGCCCGATGTCGTCCTGCTCGACGTCCACCTGCCCGGCGGCAACGGCGGGGGAGGGGCCGAGGTCGTCGCCTCCTGCCATGACGTCCACGAGACGCGCTTCCTGGCGCTGAGCGTCTCGGACGCCAGCGACGACGTCGTCGGCGTCATCCGGGCCGGCGCCCGCGGCTACGTCACCAAGGCGATCTCCACCGAGGACCTGGCCCAGGCCGTGCGGCGCGTGGCCGCCGGGGACGCCGCCTTCTCCCCGCGCCTGGCCGGCTTCGTCCTGGACGCCTTCGGTGCCGGGGCCGGCGAGGTGGCCGTGGCCGACACCGAGCTCGACCGCCTCTCGACGCGCGAGCGGGAGGTCATGCGACT
Coding sequences within it:
- a CDS encoding alpha/beta hydrolase family protein, which codes for MTTTQPYLSRQVTLTVQGQRVGGLAYVPHAASSAPGPLVICCHGMEGSHTRVAPMARRFAAAGAVAVCFDFRGGGGSASQGETTAMSALTELADLEAVLTAACAWPEVDASRVALFGLSLGGAVAALAAARHSQRITALALWYPALRLGESLRAAFRTLAAVPEEFDWAGTRLGRAYAVDGWNLEVGAELATYRRPVLIVHGDQDRAVPIEVSRAAVSATPDAELVTIHGAAHGFGDANWEEAMRRTIGFLAWNGVLEED
- a CDS encoding response regulator; amino-acid sequence: MADTPATTTDNQPSGEASAPLRVLVVDDHALVRSGVRSELTTHAPDLDVIAEADDVEGAIAAVHALRPDVVLLDVHLPGGNGGGGAEVVASCHDVHETRFLALSVSDASDDVVGVIRAGARGYVTKAISTEDLAQAVRRVAAGDAAFSPRLAGFVLDAFGAGAGEVAVADTELDRLSTREREVMRLIARGYTYKECASELFISVKTVETHVSAVLRKLQLSNRNELTRWAVARRIV
- a CDS encoding alpha/beta fold hydrolase yields the protein MPEADTTTMLAGPVTRWTSAPTRHLRVRGESFAYRDLGIDGGTPIVLLAHLGATLDEWDPRVVDALAEGRRVIAVDLPGIGSSTGSVPRTIKGMAGAARAFISELGLTRIDLMGFSLGGFVAQQVALDAPNLVRRLVLAGTGPAGGKGIDRPTGAAYVYLDILRGVLARTDAKEFLFFPRTCDGKAAARDYLARIHERVMDRDSPISLKAFRTQIAAIKAWGRQWPQDLSRIAAPTLIANGDHDRMVPTPLSQDMHRRIPGSTLVIYPGAGHGGVFQYYREFIPTLLGHLDS
- a CDS encoding alpha-amylase; the encoded protein is MTENHAQPSPANPDDVVNPLLLQAFAWDLPADSTHWRLLADNAALLADCGVSSVWLPPAYKGQAGVEDVGYGVYDTYDLGEFDQKGTVPTKYGTKEDYLAAIEALHTAGISVVADIVLNHRMGGDGTEVVRATPVGPHDRTRPIGETEEITAWTRYTFPGRAGAYSDFTWDWTCFHGTDWDEARHQQGVWLFEGKQWNENVNDELGNYDYLMGSDVHVTDPAVSAEMDRWGRWYVETTGVDGLRLDALKHVGADFFARWLPELRRATGRALPAVGEYWTRDVAELEGYLEAVPFMSLFDVPLHFHLHAASTSNGDVDLTRLFEGTLVAADPARAVTFVENHDTQPGQSLASTIESWFKPSAYALILLREAGTPCVFWGDLFGTPETGDLPAVTELPLLMTMRRALAHGPQHDALDDPDVVGFAREGDEAHPGSGLAVVLSDRRAATKCLHVGARHAGEQWICVLGGHEPVTVADDGSVELPVSDGGLSVYAPQTARPILDSAEQHLLRQR
- a CDS encoding ATP-binding protein, producing the protein MTTAQQWGAQPGPTAGGPSYSWCPPRQLRRRPPLRRMPHHLGPAPADLSAETASMRRPARIAGVCAGLGLHLGIPVRYVRAAMVVLALGGGAGALLYALLWATLPGENGPAGEDSASAVSRARLAARLRGGRGAADRRADGGAGLGLSQTVIDGGALLLAALFLASWRFGLLDRIGAVGIIVVVIAGAAVAWSQMDTLVGPDRNLGAVLRVAGGVCLAVVGILVWVAADSTPYKLISGLITGGALVAGIGVVLAPLWLRTNRALADTRAAEIREAERADIAAHLHDSVLQTLTLIRKRADEPETVARLARSQERELRAWLYTDRPAPGTSVADAFTDLAGEIEDRYGVAVDAVCVGDRAPDRDTEVIVAAAREALSNAVRHGSPPVSLYVEAGEKGLEVFVRDHGPGFDLDSIAEDRHGVRESIIARMERHGGSARVRRMSTGTEVALTLPVRAH
- a CDS encoding type II toxin-antitoxin system death-on-curing family toxin, producing MVEYLTLEDALSLIEDLAVGPVRDLGLLDSALHRPATMLWGHDAYATIDEKAAALLDSLVRNHPLVDGNKRLGWLATLVFLDINGHWVEAPDDDAYRLVMDVAAGRLSLKEITEALSQWHGRSSI
- a CDS encoding class I SAM-dependent methyltransferase is translated as MSAYEAADLSSVSKTMLLTLHARAEHTLSERPRFTDPAAVELVSRLDYDFTMASQDRLMADGVVLRTLTLDPLVAGYLATHPGCTVVNIACGLDTRFQRLDDGRVTWYDLDLPDVIALRRRLLEDGERHRTIAASALDPDWPDHLGDMSRDVLVIIEGLSMYLEQEEVCTLLDIIAARLPGATILIEVMPRLFQKYGRERSVEDAGARYTYGCSSAAEFHRTVAPGYTLLHDVPFTRTIARYHPLLAPLTRLPLVDRLAEWIVVLRAPA
- a CDS encoding DJ-1 family glyoxalase III, whose protein sequence is MPAFHAPTDQRTDKTVAVFIAPGLEEVEALATVDILFRAGIPTTMISVTPERAVVSSHNIVVTCDLTLAEANLDDYDMLVLPGGIPGTPNLKAVEPLMAAVTERVRAGRPVAAICAAPSILAELGLLEGRQATSNPGFVGVLAERGAQVSQAAVVTDGPVITSRGMGTAIDFGLEIVRHYLGEEAVDDVKAKIVYQG
- a CDS encoding PspC domain-containing protein, whose product is MNDMPASPSDGDSPTGSDSSTSSNPAGSHGADGADGAKRDSQQGPQYGPQPGPTPSFQQYGGPQPGPQGGSTHRFFDSLRGSGLMRTNERWIAGVAGGVAYRFGLDPTLVRCVWVVLSLFAGVGLVLYGLAWALLPEESDGRIHLEEALSGRFNAGLAGAIGTTIIGMSTFGSGFIPNWYVHQAGTAGIAAALWPLFWLGLIVLAIVFLIRRAQNRRANRMAARGPQGPRPWPASAPGTAQAPGNRPGGQAGPAGQAGNFASAAGPASAWHSSAPGSGGPAFSQPAGGPSWQSRSYRQYPPYQPAPMAVRPARPRRPGPGSSLSLAVLGLGLLTAAGIWYATATHRVGLLQGQFILIGTLVALLGAGIVASGLRRRHGGWMTVLGWPVLFVVAIPALATASIVPTSLARMPFGTLKDSTTAASTTVTWKELTASASGGSVTRSKSIGDLTLDLRGMPAEEAGKLSTITTHLDVGTLRIKTDGNQRVTVKADVDMGAVDSQVDRAWTVNGRQMDQDDEGPRRHDVTGKSITTYASSSGGLNTKRTLASPSSDDGRPEITINASVDTGTINIEERSNTVSWYGNVEEPVWIVSSWYDEKGDAHGDDLPVPGMNHQAITAEEAEACIRTAHESVDEGSRSEDVRWSDLSDLTSAERTSYDSCVQKTLSGQGAAQPGASPTPSGPATPTPSPAPTNQSATATPTAG